Proteins from one Dermacentor variabilis isolate Ectoservices chromosome 1, ASM5094787v1, whole genome shotgun sequence genomic window:
- the LOC142576698 gene encoding uncharacterized protein LOC142576698 produces the protein MEENSRRAKSNRMCSVPQCTNRAISGKVSLHHFPKDKKRRKLWAIKLRIGKQVSEEMVVCSDHFNKDDFFWGHLDGLKPLRKRLKRNAVPSQKIPMRSHEASVRPRVPRRKPPTDSQGNEGQQDDVSEVVINEDCACELPDNLEESEYNDPPVQDWLPPLSSSCSRTTAERDAARALVELQELGHTPELNKSVQVNSLDFTQKFRISDVLLSDAHLNTLTGVPSHALLNKIVSLVEKYEAANRMEASVRDRVILVFIVLKQAMSFSCLSVLFQCSISSIHRYFVHTLPLAAAVLKAAIEWPSKEEILNNMPSHFKQYPRVRGVVDCTEIPVERSRCVKCQLLTYSQYKSTYTVKFLICVSPAGTITFISEAFGGRASDKAITAECAILEKFESFTDDIMVDRGFFIDDLCTARAIGVIRPPFAKKDCQFDRNDALRTADIARARVHVERAIQRVKIFKLFNSTLSWEMLPYINELFTVACGLTNLCAPILADDKFQ, from the exons ATGGAAGAAAACAGTCGACGAGCGAAGAGCAACCGCATGTGCAGTGTGCCGCAATGCACAAATCGTGCAATTTCCGGAAAAGTGAGCCTGCACCACTTTCCAAAAGATAAAAAACGGAGGAAGTTGTGGGCGATCAAGCTCCGCATCGGGAAGCAAGTGAGCGAAGAAATGGTCGTATGTAGCGATCATTTTAACAAAGACGACTTCTTTTGGGGCCACCTTG ACGGGTTGAAGCCCTTACGAAAGCGGCTGAAAAGAAACGCCGTGCCTTCGCAAAAGATCCCTATGCGCTCCCACGAAGCAAGTGTGAGGCCTAGGGTTCCCCGAAGAAAGCCCCCCACAGATTCTCAAG GAAACGAGGGCCAACAGGACGACGTATCTGAAGTCGTCATTAATGAAGATTGCGCATGCGAGCTTCCTGATAATTTGGAAGAAAGTGAATACAATG ACCCACCTGTGCAGGATTGGCTTCCCCCCCTTTCAAGCTCTTGCTCACGAACAACAGCAG aaCGAGACGCTGCAAGGGCACTTGTTGAACTTCAAGAGCTGGGCCACACACCTGAGCTAAACAAATCCGTTCAAGTGAACTCACTGGACTTCACACAAAAATTTAGGATTTCGGACGTGCTTCTTTCTGATGCTCACCTAAACACTTTGACTGGCGTACCTTCTCATGCACTTCTAAACAAGATTGTTTCACTCGTAGAGAAGTATGAGGCGGCAAATAGGATGGAAGCTTCTGTGagggacagagttattttggtgTTCATAGTTCTGAAACAGGCTATGTCATTTTCCTGTCTCAGTGTACTTTTTCAATGCAGCATTTCGTCCATACACAGATATTTTGTGCACACACTGCCTCTTGCTGCTGCAGTGCTGAAAGCTGCCATTGAGTGGCCTTCAAAGGAGGAAATTTTAAACAATATGCCTTCGCACTTTAAACAGTATCCGAGAGTGCGAGGTGTTGTAGATTGCACAGAAATCCCAGTTGAAAGATCTCGCTGTGTGAAATGTCAGCTACTGACATATTCACAATACAAGTCGACTTACACTGTAAAATTTCTCATATGTGTAAGTCCAGCTGGCACAATAACATTCATCAGTGAAGCATTTGGTGGACGAGCCTCAGACAAAGCCATTACAGCTGAGTGTGCAATACTGGAGAAGTTCGAGTCATTCACAGATGACATTATGGTCGATAGGGGTTTTTTCATTGATGACTTGTGCACTGCCCGTGCAATTGGCGTAATTCGGCCACCTTTTGCTAAAAAGGACTGCCAGTTTGACCGCAATGATGCCCTTAGGACAGCTGATATTGCTAGGGCACGGGTTCATGTAGAACGAGCAATACAACGAGTTAAAATATTTAAGCTCTTCAACTCAACTCTGTCCTGGGAAATGCTGCCTTATATCAATGAGCTGTTCACAGTTGCGTGTGGGCTAACTAACTTGTGCGCACCAATACTGGCTGATGATAAATTTCAGTAA